ATATAGATGACCTAAGCATTACTGAAAAAGTTCACTATCCCGTATTAAAAGAAATTTTAAACGGCTTTGATAATGAAGATGACATTAAGGAAGCCATAAAGGATAGGATAAGAGAATTAATTCCAAAACATATTATAAAAGACGACATAATTGCAACTATGAGTTACATAGTTAATTTACCATATGGAGTAGGTGAAGTGGACGATATTGATCATCTGGGCAATAGAAGATTGCGTTCTGTTGGAGAGCTTCTACAAAATCAGTTTAGAATAGGTCTATCTAGAATGGAAAGAGTTGTAAAGGAAAGAATGACTATTCAAGATATGGAAGCCATAACTCCCCAAGCATTGATTAATATTAGACCCGTTGCAGCTGCTATTAAAGAGTTCTTTGGAAGCAGTCAGCTGTCTCAATTTATGGATCAAACAAATCCACTTTCTGAGTTAACCCATAAAAGAAGACTTTCGGCTCTAGGGCCAGGTGGACTGTCAAGGGAAAGAGCTGGATTCGAAGTAAGGGACGTTCATCATTCCCATTATGGAAGAATGTGTCCTATAGAGACTCCAGAGGGACCAAATATAGGTCTTATCAACTCCTTGAGTTCCTATGCAAGGGTTAATGAATATGGTTTTATTGAGGCTCCATATAGAATGGTAGATAAGGAAAGAGGAGTTGTAACTAATCAGATCGATTATGTAACAGCGGATATAGAAGAAAGATATGTTATTGCGCAAGCTAATGAGCCTCTGGATGCAGAAGGTAGATTTTTAAATAAAAGGGTTATAGCTAGATCAATGAAGGGCGATATGGATGTTGTACCTAGCTCAGAGGTTGATTATATGGATGTGTCGCCTAAGCAGCTGGTTTCCATCGCTACAGCAATGATTCCTTTCCTTGAAAACGATGATGCCAATAGAGCGCTTATGGGTTCAAACATGCAGCGACAGGCTGTGCCGCTTATAGCTACTGAATCGCCTATAATCGGAACAGGAATGGAGCATGTTGCAGCAAAGGATTCAGGGGTAGTAGGTCTTGCTAAACATGATGGCGTTATCGATAGAGTTTCTGCTGATGAAGTGGTTGTTAAAAGAGATTCTGACGGAAGAAAAGACAGACATAAGCTTCTTAAATTCAAACGTTCTAATCAGGGTACATGCATAAACCAAAGACCTCTTGTTGAAAAGGGAGAACGCGTTAAAGTAGGCGATGTAATATCCGATGGACCATCTACACAAAATGGTGAAATAGCCCTTGGTAAAAATATTTTGGTTGGATTTATGACCTGGGAAGGTTATAACTATGAGGATGCCATGCTTCTAAGTGAAGAGCTTGTTAAAAATGACACTCTTACTTCGATTCACATAGAGGAATACGAAGCCGAGGCAAGAGATACAAAGCTTGGACCGGAAGAAATAACAAGGGATATACCTAATGTTGGAGAAGATGCACTAAAGAATTTGGACGAGAGAGGCATAATTAGAATTGGAGCTGAAGTAACATCACAGGATATATTGGTTGGTAAAGTTACTCCGAAGGGAGAAACTGAATTAACTGCTGAAGAAAGGCTTCTAAGAGCGATTTTTGGTGAAAAAGCAAGGGAAGTTAGGGATACTTCGCTAAGAGTTCCCCATGGAGAGTCTGGTATCATTGTGGATGTAAAAGTATTTACTCGTGAAAATGGTGATGAATTGCCACCGGGAGTAAACATACTTGTGAGGGCTTATATAGCTAAAAAGAGGAAGATTAATGTAGGGGATAAAATGGCTGGTAGACATGGTAATAAGGGTGTTATCTCAAGAATATTACCCGTTGAAGACATGCCTTTCCTAGAAGATGGGACTCCGCTACAAATAGTATTGAATCCTCTTGGTGTACCTTCACGTATGAACATTGGTCAGGTGTTGGAAATACACCTAGGCTTAGCGGCTAAAAAGCTGGGATGGAAGGTTGCTACTCCTGTATTCGATGGAGCAAGAGAAAATGATATCATGAGACTCCTTGGAGAATGCGGTTATCCAGAGGATGGTAAACTAAGATTATATGATGGAAGAACTGGTGAACCCTTTGACAATCCTGTAACTGTTGGCTACATGTATATGCTAAAGCTTCATCACCTTGTGGATGATAAACTACATGCTAGAAGTACAGGGCCTTATTCCCTTGTTACACAACAGCCTCTTGGAGGTAAAGCACAATTCGGTGGACAGAGATTTGGAGAAATGGAGGTTTGGGCTCTTTATGCATATGGTGCTGCCCATACTTTACAAGAAATATTAACTGTTAAATCCGATGATGTAGTAGGTCGTGTTAAAACCTATGAAGCGATAGTCAAGGGAGAAAATATTCCGGAACCAGGTATACCAGAATCATTCAAGGTATTGATTAAAGAACTTCAAAGTCTATGTCTTGATGTAAAGGTTATATCCGACGAACAAGATGAGATAGAGATAAAAGAAAGTGATGAAGACGAATTAAGTGAGTTGGATTCAATCATTGATAATGAGGGAACTGTAGATAGTAATTTTTCACCTGATAGTGAAGGATATCATGAAACTACTGGTGATGACAACAATGAAGCAACAAATGATGATGAATATTAACTTGAGACATCAAGTTCTTGATTTTTAAAATATTTATCTTGGTGATATGACTCAAATATAAAATGTTAAGGAAGTTATTTTGAGTACATTCTAATAGAGAAGGGAGAGAAACTCCTTGATAGAGCTTAATAACTTTGACTCAATTAAGATCGGTTTAGCTTCACCTGAAAAAATTAGACAATGGTCAAAGGGAGAAGTAAAAAAGCCTGAAACTATTAACTATCGTACATTAAAGCCCGAAAAAGAAGGTCTATTCTGTGAAAAGATATTTGGCCCCACAAAGGACTGGGAGTGCCATTGTGGTAAATATAAAAGAGTTAGATATAAGGGCGTAATATGTGATAGATGTGGTGTTGAGGTAACAAAATCTAAGGTTAGACGTGAGAGAATGGGACATATAGAGCTTGCTGCTCCAGTATCTCATATTTGGTACTTTAAGGGAATACCAAGTAGAATGGGAATACTTCTTGATATGTCACCTAGATCCTTAGAAAAGGTATTGTATTTTGCATCCTATATTGTAATTGATCCTGCTAATACACCTCTTACATTTAAACAGTTATTAACTGAAAAAGAGTATAGAGAATATAGGGAAAAGTATGGAAATGCTTTCAAAGCTGGAATGGGTGCAGAATCAGTAAAGGAAATATTACAAAAAATAGACTTAGAGAAACTGACTAAGGAGCTAAAGATAAAATTAAAAGAAAGCTCTGGTCAAAAAAGAGTAAGAACTATTAGAAGATTGGAAGTAGTGGAGGCCTTTAGAACATCTGGGAATAGTCCTGAATGGATGATATTAGATGTTATTCCGGTAATACCACCGGATTTAAGACCTATGGTGCAATTAGATGGTGGTAGATTTGCTACTTCTGATTTGAATGACCTATATAGAAGAGTAATTAATAGAAATAATAGACTTAATAGACTTTTAGAGCTTGGGGCTCCCGACATAATAGTAAGAAATGAAAAAAGAATGCTTCAAGAAGCTGTTGATGCCCTAATTGATAATGGAAGAAGGGGAAGACCTGTAACAGGGCCTGGAAACAGACCACTTAAATCTCTTTCTGACATGTTAAAGGGTAAACAAGGAAGATTCCGTCAGAACCTACTTGGTAAACGTGTTGATTATTCTGGACGTTCAGTTATCGTTGTTGGGCCAGAACTTAAGTTCTATCAATGTGGTTTGCCAAAGAAAATGGCTTTGGAACTATTTAAACCATTTGTAATGAAAAAGCTA
Above is a genomic segment from Maledivibacter sp. containing:
- the rpoB gene encoding DNA-directed RNA polymerase subunit beta; this encodes MPHPIKVGRATRMSFSKIDEVVEMPNLIEIQKKSYKWFLKDGLMEAFMDISPIQDYTGNLILEFANYSLDGDPKYDVEECKERDVTYAVPLKVKVRFINKETGEVKEQEVFMGDFPLMTEKGTFIINGAERVIVSQLVRSPGPYYAVQIDKTGKRLFSTTVIPNRGAWLEYETDSNNIISVRIDRTRKLPFTVFTRALGYGTDQEIIDLFGEDERLIRTLDKDSTTSQEEGLIEVYKKLRPGEPPTVESANNLINSLFFDAKRYDLAKVGRYKFNKKLCLSNRLVGFVAAENIVDESTGEILAEEGQKIDKNTASIIENAGIKSARILVEDEKVVKVIGNNFVDIKAHIDFNIDDLSITEKVHYPVLKEILNGFDNEDDIKEAIKDRIRELIPKHIIKDDIIATMSYIVNLPYGVGEVDDIDHLGNRRLRSVGELLQNQFRIGLSRMERVVKERMTIQDMEAITPQALINIRPVAAAIKEFFGSSQLSQFMDQTNPLSELTHKRRLSALGPGGLSRERAGFEVRDVHHSHYGRMCPIETPEGPNIGLINSLSSYARVNEYGFIEAPYRMVDKERGVVTNQIDYVTADIEERYVIAQANEPLDAEGRFLNKRVIARSMKGDMDVVPSSEVDYMDVSPKQLVSIATAMIPFLENDDANRALMGSNMQRQAVPLIATESPIIGTGMEHVAAKDSGVVGLAKHDGVIDRVSADEVVVKRDSDGRKDRHKLLKFKRSNQGTCINQRPLVEKGERVKVGDVISDGPSTQNGEIALGKNILVGFMTWEGYNYEDAMLLSEELVKNDTLTSIHIEEYEAEARDTKLGPEEITRDIPNVGEDALKNLDERGIIRIGAEVTSQDILVGKVTPKGETELTAEERLLRAIFGEKAREVRDTSLRVPHGESGIIVDVKVFTRENGDELPPGVNILVRAYIAKKRKINVGDKMAGRHGNKGVISRILPVEDMPFLEDGTPLQIVLNPLGVPSRMNIGQVLEIHLGLAAKKLGWKVATPVFDGARENDIMRLLGECGYPEDGKLRLYDGRTGEPFDNPVTVGYMYMLKLHHLVDDKLHARSTGPYSLVTQQPLGGKAQFGGQRFGEMEVWALYAYGAAHTLQEILTVKSDDVVGRVKTYEAIVKGENIPEPGIPESFKVLIKELQSLCLDVKVISDEQDEIEIKESDEDELSELDSIIDNEGTVDSNFSPDSEGYHETTGDDNNEATNDDEY